In Plasmodium sp. gorilla clade G2 genome assembly, chromosome: 5, one genomic interval encodes:
- a CDS encoding histone deacetylase,putative has product MKKSVDIYIEKFIYTDLYKEYKKIKYNNYDIFCKDIETDVNETSLHPNFLSTIQLQINKYAKKSLNEIRFNTIFSEQKIFSTSSKNPPYVFHPIYSNVNNNNSKNNSKNSSNISCYNDHVYYDERFKIKKYENIFMYLNKEKIYDTNYYIPVWNIQNIISSLFNIHDKSFIYNMLNIIIEKKEINMFQLNLSSELISRFLIEINGSLLSSLLSLKYKMSIHIGGGNHHSKKGRGDGFCIFNDIAICIHFLLSNNIIKNVIVLDVDVHQGDGTAEIFHNVSNVKTVSIHCKDNYPHIKKKSYIDIELNSYIEDNEYLSIYENIFKIIKNILLPDTIIFYIAGVDISKDDDLGLLNISDEAIYKRDFLTYRMAIQNNIPIVTLISGGYNESEHVLTQKHLLTFK; this is encoded by the coding sequence atgaaaaaatctgtagatatttatattgaaaaatttatatatacagatttatataaagaatataaaaaaataaaatataataattacgATATATTTTGTAAGGATATAGAAACAGATGTAAATGAAACATCCTTACATCCAAACTTTCTATCAACAATAcaattacaaataaataaatatgcaaAAAAAAGTCTGAACGAAATAAGATTTAATACAATTTTTTCTGAACAAAAAATTTTTTCCACATCTTCAAAAAATCCTCCTTATGTTTTTCATCCCATATATtctaatgtaaataataataatagtaaaaataatagtaaaaataGTAGTAATATTTCTTGTTATAATGACCATGTTTATTATGATGAAcgatttaaaattaaaaaatatgaaaatatattcatgtatttaaataaagaaaaaatatatgatactAATTATTATATCCCTGTAtggaatatacaaaatataatatcttctttatttaatatacatGATAAAAgctttatttataatatgcttaatattataatagaaaaaaaagaaataaatatgtttcaATTAAATTTATCTTCTGAATTAATCTCTCGCTTCTTAATAGAAATTAATGgatctttattatcatctttactttcattaaaatataaaatgtctATACATATAGGAGGAGGAAATCATCATTCCAAAAAAGGAAGAGGTGATGGATTTTGCATATTTAATGATATTGCTAtatgtattcattttttattatctaataatattataaaaaatgttattgTCTTAGATGTAGATGTTCATCAAGGTGATGGAACTGCAGAAATTTTTCATAACGTGTCAAATGTAAAAACTGTTAGTATACATTGTAAAGATAATTATcctcatataaaaaaaaaatcatatattgatatagaattaaattcatatatagaAGATAATGAATATCTTTCTATATATgaaaacatttttaaaattattaaaaatattctcTTACCAGATACtatcatcttttatataGCAGGAGTAGATATAAGTAAAGATGATGATCTAGGTCTTCTTAATATATCTGATGAAGCAATCTATAAAAGAGATTTCTTAACATATCGAATGgcaatacaaaataatatacctaTTGTTACACTTATCTCAGGGGGATATAACGAATCTGAACACGTACTAACACAGAAGCACCTCCTAACATTTAAGTAg
- a CDS encoding GTPase-activating protein, putative, translating to MFNNDIIKEKDNYKQKISALYKNETQDIKAYNHYDMKEEEEEEKISGKKKPSIKIFGSPAIHGLSSQLNNNNNNSQIDLYYNFDSFLKRDKEKIQDDKLNYSVGRETVEDNTMPTLVESNKSETEEYGKCYLYNKYDIYKSYKNDLIRNDNDVDYKCIMSSSKIKDCNVEDDDNNHTYDNQYDDHSDDNYDDNCDDNCDDNCDHNCDDNCDDNCEIPCDDHYDNQCDDPYDNHCDNHYDNHCDNQCDDPFEEEKYSTYCDKGYLRSFLKNAIVRPNLQTFLGKKIISFLNEKERDIFSLTCKILFFEVYSLNNLKTLYKYQFISDEKRSFIWKAILLEENTYISEEYYKELKNRKSIYDKTIEKDINRTFPNNPHFINKNMNMQNKLLDILKVCSLYYERIGYCQGMNYIAGILLLVFRKNIDTIRCFISMLKNYNIKGMFSYNFPQLKKIIYQLNILIKAYIPKLFYYFRRKKIKIDFFCVNWFLTLFSQDLSFENTLKLWDLFFLFGIKILMKFTLILLYYHENNIIHLSYDKALTYLKTITKSPFINYLFQENNFFIYLKKFKITNRMLTQIILLKKKHQKINLLVKENNGKLRCSIQIKQNNKHTLTSKIKERFRNFFNFDDTYVDYINYFYRQNGDTNSNKKKENEKNDNKNYDNEKNDNEKDDNKNYDNEKNDNKNYDNEKDDNKNYDNEKNDNKNYDDDTNDNKNYDDDTNNNLSYNHYSNNHFYYRNFFQHFNCGNIFKNPNYSNEIVLTNTTCLSVHFNSNILCNTKNLNNKNTNESLEDIKENDHTNNSSNFFLETNTYYDLNLTKSSETNNFKK from the coding sequence ATgtttaataatgatataataaaagaaaaggataattataaacaaaaaattagtgcattatataaaaatgaaacacAGGATATCAAAGCATATAATCATTATGATATGAAAGAAGAAgaggaagaagaaaaaataagtggaaaaaaaaaaccttctattaaaatttttggtAGCCCAGCTATACATGGGTTAAGTTCACaacttaataataataataataatagtcaaatagatttatattacaatttTGATAGTTTTTTAAAGAGAGACAAAGAAAAGATTCAAgatgataaattaaattattctgTAGGAAGAGAAACTGTTGAAGATAACACAATGCCAACCCTTGTTGAAAGTAATAAATCAGAAACGGAGGAATATGGAAAATgctatttatataataaatatgatatatataaatcatataaaaatgatttaataaGAAATGACAATGACGTGGATTATAAGTGTATCATGAGTTCATCAAAAATAAAGGATTGCAATGTtgaagatgatgataataatcataCTTATGACAATCAATATGATGATCATTctgatgataattatgatgataattgtGATGATAATTGTGATGATAATTGTGATCATAATTGTGATGATAATTGTGATGATAATTGTGAGATTCCATGTGATGATCATTATGATAATCAATGTGATGATCCCTATGATAATCATTGTGATAATCATTATGATAATCATTGTGATAATCAATGTGATGATCCATTTGAGGAAGAGAAATATTCTACTTACTGTGATAAAGGATATCTAAGAAGCTTCTTAAAAAACGCAATTGTGAGACCCAACTTACAAACTTTTTTAggaaagaaaattatttcctttttaaacgaaaaagaaagagatatattttctttaacatgcaaaatattattttttgaagtATATTCtttgaataatttaaaaacgTTATATAAGTATCAATTTATAAGTGACGAAAAAAGAAGCTTTATTTGGAAAGCGATACTTCTAGAAGAGAATACTTACATAAGtgaagaatattataaagaattaaaGAATAGAAAGagtatatatgataaaacaaTAGAAAAAGATATTAATAGAACATTTCCAAATAATccacattttataaataaaaatatgaatatgcaaaataaattattagatatattaaaagtatGTTCATTATATTATGAACGTATAGGATATTGTCAAGGAATGAATTATATAGctggtatattattattagtttttagaaaaaatatagatacaATACGTTGTTTTATATCaatgttaaaaaattataatataaaaggaatgttctcatataattttccacaattaaaaaaaataatctatcaattaaatatattaataaaagcaTATATACCTaaacttttttattattttagaaggaaaaaaataaaaatcgattttttttgtgtgaaTTGGTTTTTGACCTTATTTTCTCAAGATTTAAGTTTTGAAAATACATTAAAATTATgggatttattttttttatttggaataaaaatattaatgaaattcacattaattcttttatattatcatgaaaataatattatacatttatcTTATGATAAAGCCttaacatatttaaaaactATAACCAAATCtccttttattaattatctttttcaagaaaataatttctttatatatttaaaaaaattcaaaataaCAAATAGAATGCTCACACAAATTATtctgttaaaaaaaaagcatcaaaaaattaatttactTGTCAAAGAAAATAATGGAAAACTCAGATGTTCAATTCAgattaaacaaaataataaacatacatTAACATCCAAAATAAAGGAAAGATTTAGAAATTTCTTTAACTTTGATGACACCTATGttgattatattaattatttttacagGCAAAATGGTGATACTAAtagtaacaaaaaaaaggaaaatgaaaaaaatgacaataaaaattatgacaatgaaaaaaatgacaatGAAAAAGATgacaataaaaattatgacaatgaaaaaaatgacaataaaaattatgacaATGAAAAAGATgacaataaaaattatgacaatgaaaaaaatgacaataaaaattatgatgatgatacaaatgacaataaaaattatgatgatgatacaAATAACAACCTCtcttataatcattattCGAATAACCATTTCTATTATCGAAATTTTTTTCAACATTTTAATTGTGGAAACATTTTTAAGAATCCAAATTATTCAAATGAAATCGTTCTTACTAACACCACATGTTTAAGTGTACATTttaattcaaatattttatgtaatacaaaaaatttaaacaATAAAAACACAAATGAATCATTagaagatataaaagaaaatgatcaTACAAATAATTCATCAAATTTCTTTTTAGAGACAAATACATATTATGATTTAAATTTAACAAAATCTTCAGaaacaaataattttaaaaaataa